One region of Halomicrobium sp. LC1Hm genomic DNA includes:
- a CDS encoding helix-turn-helix transcriptional regulator: MTEHGSPPTDASDDKPDHVLRLLASETRRAVLQELRSEPSRSLDALADAVADSEGVSVESTERLCRRLHHCHLPRLETAGVCRYDPDESRVDYVGDETVEAVLSLLGE; encoded by the coding sequence ATGACCGAACACGGGTCGCCACCGACCGACGCTTCAGACGACAAGCCAGACCACGTGCTCCGACTGCTCGCCTCGGAGACGCGGCGTGCAGTGCTCCAGGAACTCCGCTCGGAGCCGTCTCGATCGCTCGACGCCCTCGCAGACGCCGTCGCCGACAGCGAAGGCGTCTCGGTCGAGTCCACGGAGCGACTCTGTCGCCGCCTCCACCACTGTCACCTCCCTCGCCTCGAAACGGCCGGCGTCTGTCGGTACGATCCCGACGAGTCACGGGTCGACTACGTCGGCGACGAGACGGTCGAAGCCGTGCTCTCGCTGCTGGGGGAGTGA
- a CDS encoding HalOD1 output domain-containing protein, producing MNGELVVEYDEEFDRHVVEFDADDDRSTSEVVVYAVSEVSGEEPTTLRPLGTVIDPDALDTIFDRCPDDDRGDAHISFEYEGYEVTVFSHGRLTITESRT from the coding sequence ATGAACGGCGAACTCGTCGTCGAGTACGACGAAGAGTTCGACCGCCACGTCGTCGAGTTCGACGCCGACGACGACCGGTCGACCAGCGAAGTCGTCGTCTACGCGGTGTCGGAGGTGTCGGGTGAGGAACCGACGACGCTGCGACCGCTGGGGACGGTGATCGATCCGGACGCGCTGGATACGATCTTCGACAGGTGTCCCGACGACGATCGCGGGGACGCTCACATCTCCTTCGAGTACGAGGGGTACGAGGTGACGGTGTTCAGCCACGGCCGTCTGACCATCACCGAGTCCCGGACCTGA